ATTTTGTGCCTATGGGTTCTTGGACCCTTGTAAAGATCACAGCTCTCACAGTCAATACTCCAAAAAGCATATCATTTAATGCTGGAGAGGATAGAAACTCTCAGGGACTGACAATTacttgatgtgtgcattatgaaTACCAAATGCCTCTGTTGAGTAGCAATTACCATGAGATTAGACACAGTATTTTAGGAAGTAAAGACAATTGAGCATGAAGGCCCAATTATAGCACTGAAGGCATgttctgtttagatttttttctaactttatatGACCTAGAGTCATCAATGAAACTTCAAAAAATGTGTATCATATTGACTTGTAGGAAAAATGTGGAAAGATTTCTGATTTATTgacaattgatgtgggaaggccagACATCCACGGGTGATTTTGACCCTTGATAATTGGATCTTGAGGTTAAAGCAATTTTGTAGGTATTGGGAAGAAACCTGTAACAGTACTAAATCATGGCTTATGCTTCAGTTACTACTTTGAGTATATCCCCCTAATTCTTTCCATGATGGACTATAAGCTATCAAatggaataaactcttttctccatGTATTGTTTTACATCATGGCGAGTTAAGAAAACAGTGGAAATCTAAATAGTATAGTGACAACGTCTAATTACTTGGTGAATTGTACGTTTCCCTCAAACACCTCTTCTAATCTATAGTGAATGTTGGAGGAACTTACTTCAGGGGATGCTGAGTAATAAACTTATAATGAGGGGTAAATGATTTTGGtatcaaaaagatttttttaatgatgACATCCTCCCTCCTATTCTAAGCAAGAGATCATCTTAGGAAAGAGAACAATGTGAGAACATTACCTGAGACCATGAGGTCAAGGGGGTCACTTGAGTTTGACCACACCTGAGgtttattctttaaaaagtcGTAACATCTGAACGTTCCATTGTGTTTGGGAGTAACAGTGTCCACAACAAACGTAGCCTGGAATGAATGATTGTCCTGATACTGTGAGTCCAGGATCCATAACAGGTGGCGCTTTCCTTCCTGGATCAGAATGTATCTGCCAAATCCTATGTGTGAGCTACACGTAAAGGCTATGAAAACTCCAAAGGTCACATTAGGGCTGGGTAAGACTGACAGGCTTGGATTTCCATATGCTCCTGGGATACAAGAAGAAGAATGTGAAATGATCATGAGTTACACACATTGTCCTCCAGGATTGGACTCTGAGAGAAGAGCTCCTGGATAACAGATATTCATCTTAGGAAAAAGCCCGTGCTGGGTTCCATGAATGTCCACTCAGCTGTCACAACCAACTCCATGGCATCACTGTGCTCTGAAAATCCAGCATCACTCTTATAATAACTCTTATAGATGCCTGCATAGGCGATTGTCATGTATTGAATATTGAACTTGGCCTTATTCCTGGTTTCCAGAGGGAATTGAGTGTCCCAAGGATCTACACTTCTCCCTTTTTACAGACAATACTCCTGGGCCTCATAGGAACCCTGACACCAGATAATCACAGGTGTATTTAAGGCAAACACAGAGCATGGCTCAGCCCAGATAATTGGCTTTGGGAGGTGTTCTGTGAAGAAATCAAAGGCTGAGTCCCAgaacatcttccttccttcccagaaCATCATATCTTAGAACACAAAACTCCCATGGAAGAAGACATTATCACATGAATGCTTTTCCCCCACTACCATTGTGAATATTGGACCCTCTAGACATTAAAATAGAGATTTTTCTCATCATAGTGAAGAATCAAATCCGGGGATGGCTGGAGACACTCACCTGCCTGTACTGCAGTCCTGGGTTCCACAACAAGAcctgaaataaaattttctctcaGACCTTTTCACATTGAGAGGCAGATGGGATCACCTAGGTTGTCAATGTGAAATTAAACCTGGCTGTTGAGTAGGTTCTATTACAGACGTATGTGTCCAATCCCCCTGTTCATATCTCACCAAGGTACAGCAGCACTGTGAGCATGGCTATCATAGTGAGGCCTTGTAATGTTCTGAGGTGTTCTCCTGGGCCTCTCTGACAAATGTTCTGTAACATTAGCTTATATACAGATGTCATCTTGGGGCAGGTCCTTCCTGTCATGGGTTTTCAACATCATGTTTATTATGGGAAGAGAAACTTCCATACTTTCCTCAGCAAAGGGGATTGACTAAACTCTCagttctctgaacttcatttaGAGAAATGTTTTCCCTATTCCTCACAGATTTCCAGTTTGCAATTTCTGCTGGTGAAGACTGTCAACTAGGCCGTTCCTCTGAAGACACCATAGCCTGAAGACAACCCAGGAGTTCCTCTGCATAAAGGCAATTGGGCAACTAACCCAACAGTCCTATCTcttgaagataatagagtcctttatgGAGGATATAAATatctcactgaaagaaatacaggaaaacaaatgtacacacatagaaacacttaaacaagaaacaaataaatcccttaaagaaatgcatggaAACAGAaccaaaacacaataaaacaggtgaaggaaatgaatgaagctGTCCAAACCCAAATAGTGAAAGTGAAAACAATAAAGCAAACACAAATGGATGCAaacatggaaatggaaaacctaggaaagcagTCAGGAATtgcagatgtaagcatcaccaacaaaatataagagataaaaGGGAGAATTCCAGACATAGAAGATAACTTAGAAGAGATTGACAAAACTGTCTATGCAAATTCAAAATGTTTCAAACTCCAAATcgaaaatatacaggaaatttcctgaacagaacactaatagctaaTGCTGTTAGGtcaagaatttaaaaatgggaccacataaaattgcaaagctcctgAAAGGCTTTCTTAGAATGGGAATCAAAATAGACATGGAGGAGATTCAGacacaaactgtggagcagagactgagagaaaggccatccagagactgccccaactggggatccatcccatatactgtcaccaaacatAGAAGGAGCATAATACAGCTGTTTACTGAGAGACTCTGTCATAGCCTGACAAATACATGAGGGGATGCTCTCAGCTGAGTCACgttgtttctgtggagagtcaagccTCTGCTCTGAGGATTGCTGGTTTACAGACTGGGATCTATAcaccttttgtgtatttgagagcttggactacctgagatactaccaaagattgaattgtgccatgaagaagagcacagaggtctCCAGATTctgagtcagagggagccacgtAGATGTGGACAACAACCAAGACAACGGTATAGAGGAGGTAGACCAACTTTTACCAAGCTTGCCGAGGGAGAAGGGGCTGGAACTTGAGAActgtgatggtggagactgcTCTGACAAGGATCtggcttctgacagtcccaggaatcTAGGAttctgggcatggcttcaaaagcttttggccaaaagaagaagaagtaaacAAGTCACCCAGAAATCTGTTTGGAGTCCAGGAGCCCTCATGACTGCTAAGACCTGCAGttaggggatcttctgtcagctctTGTATTAAAGCAAATGTACACAGAAGGATGTTGTTTCTTTACAGCCTTGTggtgtttgtttacttgtttcttTAAATCTTTGTGTTCTTATTGTAGTTGCCCAAGGGAAAATATGAGGGCCAGAATGGACCCAGATGAGGATGTTCTATTCTTTCCTACCTTTggttacaggagtaactggtggtttgttttaaagaagtccttaggagactttgacatcctggttttcatgtgtgctgggacatAAAAGAACCAGCAAATGGTGAACAACCTTGAGCACTTTGGGAAACCTCTCGgcttaatcaacatggttgaggagtgaCCTACCCAaatgcttcctttacaaattaatctaTGGGGCCACCTACAACTTCCATTTTACCACTTCTTCCTTCCGTGTAGACTGGACTAGCCCTGGACTCAGATTTACTTTGTCTTGACTCTCTAGtatggggattagaggcctgtgccaccacttctgcacaggagagtctttctattttcagcaatttcctttggaaatttctgcATCACAAGGGAACTTACCTGCAGAAACAGGACTGGCTAAGTTGGAAGCTCAGGGCAGTCctggccctgacacagaaaacccagctTCCTAGCCTCAAGAGTGTGTCTTTTAagtgcttccagtcttggaagagcTTCACCTCTTACAAGCCTTACTTCTATTGTTGGTCTTCATAGCAGTTGAATCCCTCAGTAGGCTAAGCCATgtaccaggctaaagaatgatttcttacatttgactctctgatgttcatttctcaggaagtgtatgtaggaaaaaaatagaCCCTGCACAGAAAAAGTGACCAGCATGTTTTCCTCTGAATATTCAATAGTATCTGTAATTCACATCACCTAGAACTTTCAACAGAGGTGGGAAGTctcaggtaatacatcttggattcactgagagaaAAACTCATCCCTGGGCACCAGGATGTTCTGTCAGTATTTAGGAGCACATCCTGGGTTCTAATCAAGTCCCAGTACAGCTTACTGGAAATAATCTGATTTGATTGTTAAAACAATAACACCAAAAAATCAAGGACAcagttggaaatgatttcagctcaCGCAAGCCAACACCCATGGAAAACTTGGCTGTGTGGGAAATTTAAAGTTAGTAGAGCCCAGAGAATGCAAACATGGGCACTGAATATTGGCATTCCTCTCTGGGGGAAGAGCAGCCCATGGTGACTCCTGCTGGGAAGAAGTGTCAGTGCCTGGAGCTCAGAAGCAGAGTTGTGGAACTAGGAAGTTTGGAGCTTCTGGATCCTTCCTTGGTCCCTGGTCTAGCTGTGGTCTCGACAAGTATGGAAATGCAGACAGGGGAACCAACTATGGACCTGCCTTACCAGGATTGCAAGACTCACATAAAACTCGGGGTGAGTGAGTCATTCAACCATGGTTGTCCTGTGCTTTCCTTGTCAAGTGTACTCTTGGGACATGGCCCCAAGGCAGCAGGGAAACTACAGCTACATaaaaagaccagctgagacagaataccagttgagcacttgcctgtgccatctggaaaatcatagaagatcagaaaggaaaacagctgcaaggagatttgtgtttgcacTGAGTTTATTGCATTCCATGAGGAATGGAGGAATGTGTCACAAGTCTTGGCATACTTGTACTGCTGAGTGGGTTATTTACCTAAGGTAGATAGAATGAAGTCTGCTTTCTGAAAAGTCAGGAGGCTTAGTGGGGCAGAAAACAATCCGAACCCATGGCACCTGCAATGCATCTCCTTCCATGAATACGGGTGCCAGGCATTTTGGTCAGTCTTTAGCAGCACACCTTCCAGATCCTGAGCTCCTGCAGAATTCTACCTCTGTTCACCTGGCAGAGtccaatcctgtcagcacagcgaatgttcagaggaacaaaaacacatataagGTTGCAAATCACCTTTGGAAAACAActcaggcctgctgacagcctagcAGAACTTGGCTTGGGGGACAAGCTATAGCTACTAGAGAAGGGAGCCCACCTTGTGACCACTGAGGTCCACATCACCTGGAGTGCCAGTGCCGCAGCACCCCCTGTGGTGAAGAAGTATAAGGGCTGCAGATCTGTAGAAGAACTGAGGATCTGAAAAAGGAGACTTTAGCCTTCTTGCCAGGCCTCATTCAATGGCTCTGGCTCTTGCATTTCCCTCAATGaccacaaccatcctgcatgacagtggttccttggaggggaccaagctaattcaaataatataaaataatgaaataacaacCCTAATATGAGTTACATCAGATCGGCTcctatctgttattttgtagatcactaacatttccctagcactatACTTTTCTTCTCAAATcgttggaattcactttgtagaccaggctactaagagatccacctgcttgatTCACTtccatagtgcttggattaaaggtctgagtcacCACACCCTGCAGAAGAGACTCAACTTTAATCCatagattgaatctggaacacacacctttaatttgggccacaccttcatcttgaggcctatataagaacacagacgaagcaagttttcacattgcctgcttgctctctcctagatagcaacacttaggacttccctggcattattgcttacttgtctgtgattccatcttctactgaagatctgctgagacatccagcctcagggactgagaacttctggattcttggactttgcttcccatcctgctgttgtggaataaggcagacagcATCCTGTacgtcattctaataaatccctaATCAGGAAAAACAGGGTGactgagagatcattctatgtgatctttacTCTTTACAACAGGCACCCCAAGTAGatttactgacccatgagcacttcccccattgcctgtttcatcaatccactataattttaactctagacaattgcatccagagtataggatcttaatttgagaagcttcactcctttcttgtttgcttgtttggatattttagcctaggtgttcctgtgtagccctagctgtcttgaaactaggtCTGCCTACCAGtttggccttgagatcagagattcAACTGCTTCTACATAaatccccaatttgcttctttcCTGTAGGTGCTGAGACTTAAGTATTGCATCGCCAGACTGGGCAGAATTTTGCCTCTATCaggcaatgcaaatagatgctagtattgtgggtttaacacccaatATTTCACAGTGTAATGTTCAGGAGGGTATAATTAGctaactggagatttctctgtattGGAAGGGCAAGGACTTGccctcagcattccatggataacctgaagtttctgagggagtaccttctcagttttgtcaaaaacacaGCAGATTCCGAAGAGCATGGATTGCCAAGTGGATGTGATTTGCCAGCCCTGACTACAAGATCTTCCATGTCTGAGCCatgttgtttctgtggagagtcaagccactgctctgaggatgACTGGTGTGCagattgggatctatactccttctgtgtatttgagagcttggaatACTTGAGATATGACcaaagattgaattgtgccatgaagaagagcacagaggtctcccctattgagagtcagagggagacaCGAGTGGCTTCAGgagatgtaaacaacaacaaccaagacaAAGATATAGAGGAGATAGACCAACCCTCACCACGCTTGCTGAGGGACAAAGGGCTAGAACTTGAGACCTATGATGGTAtagactgccctgaccagcaccctgcttctgacagtcccaggaacctaggatgctggacatggcttcaaaaggcttttggacaaaagaagacaaagaagtgaacaagccacccagaactctgtttggggtccaggagccctgatgcctgctaagagtTGAAATTAGTggatcttctgtcagctcctctattacagcaaaggcacacacaaggcagttgtgtctttgcagccatctggtTATTGTTTGATTGTTGCTTTACATCTTTCTTAATAAGTTAAAAAGCTGGAAATTTTTGTTCCTATTGAAATGGCCCAAGGGAAAATATGGGGGCTAGACTGGACCCAGATGAGGAAATTCTATTCTTTggttacaggagtaactggtggtttCTTTTAAACAAGTCTGAGGAGACATTGACATactggttttcatgtgtgctggaACACAAAACAACCAGCACACTGAGAGTAAACTTGAGCACTTTGGAAAACCactctgcttaatcaacatggttgaggagtgatcAACCCagtgcttcctttacaaattaatctagggaccacctgcaacttccattttaccccttcttccttctgtgtagactagactatccttgaactcagatttactttgctTTATCTCTCCAGtatggggattagaggcctgtgccaccacttctgcacatgagattctttctattttcagcaatttcctttggaaatttctgcttcGCAAGGGTACTAATCTGCAGAAACAGGACAAGCTAAGTTGGAAGGTCAGGGATGTGCTGGCCCTGACAAAGAAAACCCAGCTACCTGGCCTTGAGAAAGTGTGTATCTTTTAtgtgcttccagtcttggaagagcTTTACCTCTTACAAGCCTTACttctattgttggtcttcctagcAGTTGAATCCCTTAGTAGGCTAAGCCACgtaccaggctaaagaatgatttcttacatttgactctctgaagttcatttctcaggaagtgtATGTGGGAAACAAtaaacactgcacagaaatactgacaagcatgttttcctttgaatattcaaaATTTCCTGTAATTCACATCACCTAGAACTttcaacagaggtgggaagactcaggtaatacatcttggattcactgagagaatgactcatccctTGGCACCAGGCAGTTCTGTCAGTATTTGGGAGCACACCCTGGGTTCGAATCAAGTCCTATTGTAGCTTGCTGGGCATAATTGGATTTGCTtgacaaaatgaaagcaccaagaaacaaaatcacagacgctgttggaaatgatttcagctcgCAAAAGCCAACAGCCAAGAAGAACTTGGTTGTGTGGGAAATTCACAGTTAATACAGATTtgagcttccaaagatgtgcaCAGACCATTGCCATTCCTTTatggaggaagagcagccccacagcatcccctgctgtgaagaagtggcagcacctggagttcagagtcagagcTGTGGATCTAAGGATCATTGTAGCTACTGGCTTCTTGGTCCCTACTCCAGCTGTGGCCTCTACAAGTGTAGACAAGCCGGCAGGGGGACTAACTATGGACCTGCCCTGCCAGGGTTCCAAGACTCTCCTAAAACTCGGGGTGTATGAGTGAGTCCACTGGGGTCgtcctgtgttttccctgtctgtcaagtgtactcttgtgccatggccccaaggcaacagggaaactacagctagATGAAATGACCAGATGAAACAGAATACCAGTTGAgcacttgtctgtgccatctggGAAATCTTAGGCaatcagaaaggaaagcagctgcaaggagatttgtgtttgcaTGGAGTTTATTACATTGCATGAGAGGGGGAAAGTGTGGGAAGTCTTGGCACACTTGTAGGGCtgagggtgtcatttacctatgGTAGACAGAATAAAGTCTCCTTTTTGAAATGTCAGGAGACTGAGctgtcaggaaaaaaatctctgcacCTGCAATGAACCTGGACACCAGGTGTTTTGGTCAGCCTTTAGCAGCACAActtccagaaccagagctccTGAAGAATTCCACCTCTGTTCACCTGGCAGAGTCCAATCCTTTCAGCACAGCGAATGTtaagaggaacaaaaacacatatgaggtttcaaatcaccttcgaaaaacaactcaggcctgctgacagcctagcAGAACTTGGCTTGGGGGACAAGTCATAACTACTAGGGAAGGGGATCCAAGGTGTGAGCACTGAGATAATCACCACCTGGAGTGACAGTGTCTCAGCACCCTCTGTGGTGAAAAAGTTGCTGGGCTGCAGCTCTGGAGGAGAACTGAGGATCTGCAAAaggagacttgaaaaaaaaaacatgaaagaattcTTAATTATCTGGAATTTTAGAGGAATAATCTCAAGCAAGAGATTACAGCAATGATGCATTTGAAATTAATTACTGacttactaaacaaataaagatagaatGGATTAGGtagtattcattctgtttctatcatgGTTCCTTAGGTAGTCCCcacaataaatttctttttatggaAACAAACAGAATATCAAGTTCATCCACATGAAAAGGAACTTTTCATTTTGAGAAGTGATAACACCATTCCATTCCACGGTGTTGGCAAAAGATGATGTAATAAGGACTAACATTGATCCCTCTCTGGTTAATGACTGTGAGTCCATTTATATTACCAAAGAAGGTCTTAAATATCCCAACATTGCTGCATTATAAGACAAAGGCTTCGAAGCCAACTATAAGAAGTTCCtggaggtccttaaagaggaaatggctAAGTCACTtacagaattccaggaaaacacaaacaattggagGGAATCAATAAATACCTCAAAGTcacccaggaaaacagaaacaaaaaagtggatgaaaccaataaattctataaatgaAGAAGTCATAAACCAAGTGTTGAAGGAAACAAACTATTAGAGaccaagaaatacaaaaaatgaagcaaacacaaaCAGAGTGAATactggaaataaaaatttagaagtgCACACTGGAACTAGAggcaaggttcagtgagagaatacagagatggaagacaaatctcaagcattgaaaataaaatagaagggaTGGACTCATCAGGAAATAAATGTTGTATCTAATATTTCCTGAAATAATATCCACAAAATCCAGGACATTGTGTAAGATCAAAGCATTAGAAGACTAGCAATAGAGGAAGAACACTAGATTAAAGTCTCAGAAAGTATTGACAACAAAATCATACaataaaaatttcctaacctaaagagtgaGGTACCTAACAAAGTACAAGAATCATCAAAATACCACAGAGAATGGACCATAAAATGAAGTCTCTTCcctgaataataatcaaaacatacaaTACAAAGAACAAATACTAAATGATACAATggtataaaagccaaaaaaacatataaaggaagatctgttGAAATCACAGATGACTTCTCATTGGAGTCTGTTAATGCCAAAAGGGCTTGCACACACGTGTTGCAGAATGTACACATGCCCAGATTATTATATGTAGAAAATTaccacaaatgaaaaataagatagtgTATGATAAAGTTAAATTtgaacaatatctgtctacaaatacaAACCTTCACAAAGTAATCGAAGAAGAATCTAACCCAAAGAAGTTAATGATACACAGGTAGTCAAAAGTCTCGTGTTATCTACAAAAGaagggaaagcacacacacacacacacacacacacacacacacacacacacacacacacaaataccagaACACCCTGCAgaatcaagaagaagaagaagaagaagaagaagaagaagaagaagaagaagaagaagaagaagaagaagaagaagaagaacaacaacaacaacaacaacaacaacaacaacattccaGGAGTTAAATATCCCTGTTCATGACCCATTCCAATAACCATAATCTCAGTGCACCaatgaaaagacacaggctaacagaatggatattaACACAAACCTATCCTTCTATTGCATACACGAATTAAAgctcaacagcaacaataggcaTTGCTTCAAGATAAAGGTGAGTAAATATGTGTTCTAATCAAATGGACAAAGAACCaggctggtgtagccattttaaaaattagcaaaatAGATTTTGATCAAAGTATAATCAAAATAATTCAAGTAGACTACATATTCctcaaaggaataaatattactatGGATGgcatcataatttttttttaatatttgccttAAATACATGGTCACCAACctatgtaaaagaaacattttaaggcCAAAATGGTGTATTAAACCTCATGCACTTAGAATTATTGATTTCAATACCCCTCTCTTACCAAGGGACACATTCTCcagaccaaaactaaacagagaaatattccAGCTAACTGAGAGCAAGGACATGAATCCAActgatattttgaaaacattgtactgaaatataagataatataccTTCTGTTCACCACCTCACAAAACTTACTCATAAACTGACCACATATTCAGACACATTGAAAGTCTTTATACATACAAGGAAATTGAAACAACACTGTGTCTCATCAAACCACCAAGAATTACAGCTGCATATCAACAAAACAAGAGAGAACAAACTCATGGGAACTGCACACCACACAACTGAATGAAAAAATAGGTTAaagcagaaatagaggaagaaataagaGATTTTCAGGAAtgcaatgaatatgaatatgcaacatgcacaattctatttaaaacaaagaaaaataaaagtggtgCTTAGAAGAAATTCCATTGCAcaaatgcctacattaaaaaatagGAGAACTCACACATATTGTCAATTTAAGAGCACAAATTTAAGTCTAGAACAGAAATAAGTGAATGAGCTATTATAAAATGGAGTACACATAAAGAAATTATCCAACTGGGGGGaggatgaaatcaataaaatagaaagagaggaaaacaaggaaacaatgaaacatggagttgatcCTTTGAACATTTTATTAGAAAAGACCGGCAATCCCTTATTGAAGATAGAGAATATCAAAATtactgaaatctaaaataaacatggtgaaaaaataaaagacaataaagaaattgagAGAATGATAAAAACctagacttgaaaaaaaaacctgtcttccACTGAGTTGGATATtctaaaagaaatgagaaatttccTGGATAGCATCCACTTACCATAATTAAATCAAACTatgacaaataatttttaaaaagatatatttctttatttatctatctatctatctatctatctatctatctatctatctatctatttatttatttatttatttatttatttatttaatgtatataagtacGCTATCacagacttcagacacaccagaagagggcattaaatccAATTATGGATGGTTGCTAGTGATCATGTGTTATCTGGGCATATAAcacaagacctttggaag
This portion of the Apodemus sylvaticus chromosome 17, mApoSyl1.1, whole genome shotgun sequence genome encodes:
- the LOC127667415 gene encoding uncharacterized protein LOC127667415; this encodes MGTEYWHSSLGEEQPMVTPAGKKCQCLELRSRVVELGSLELLDPSLVPGLAVVSTSMEMQTGEPTMDLPYQDCKTHIKLGVLRLKYCIARLGRILPLSGNANRCYFVKNTADSEEHGLPSGCDLPALTTRSSMSEPCCFCGESSHCSEDDWCADWDLYSFCVFESLEYLRYDQRLNCAMKKSTEVSPIESQRETRVASGDVNNNNQDKDIEEIDQPSPRLLRDKGLELETYDGIDCPDQHPASDSPRNLGCWTWLQKAFGQ